Part of the Caballeronia sp. SL2Y3 genome is shown below.
CGTGTGCGATGCCCTGCTTGTTGCCCGAAGTCGAGCCGAATTACATGTTCAACGCGCGCTTGTCGACCGCGAGCGCCGCTTCGCGCATCACTTCAGACAGCGACGGATGCGGATGGCAAATGCGGCCGATGTCTTCCGACGCCGCCTTGAACTCCATCGCGACGACCGCTTCCGCGATCAGATCCGACGCGTCCGCTGCGATGATATGCACGCCGAGAATCTCGTCGGTCTTCGCGTCCGCGATCATCTTGACGAAGCCTTCCGCCCGGCCGATGCCAAGCGCCCGGCCATTGGCCATCATCGGGAACTGCCCGGTCTTGATCTCGCGGCCTTCGGCCTTCAGTTGCTGCTCGGTCTTGCCGACCCACGCGATTTCCGGTTCCGTGTAGATGACCCACGGCACGCAGTTGTAGTCGATATGCGGCTTTTGTCCGTCGATGATTTCCGCCACCGCCACGCCCTCGTCTTCCGCCTTGTGCGCGAGCATCGGGCCGCGCACGACGTCGCCGATAGCGTACACGCCCGGCACGCTCGTCGCGCAGTGATCGTCCACGTCGATGAAGCCGCGCTCGTTCGCCTTCAGGCCGATGCTTTCCAGACCGAGGTTGTCGGTGTTCGGCACGCGTCCGACGGAGACGATCAGGCGGTCCGCTTCCAGCGTTTGCGCGTTGCCCTGATTGTCCGTGTACGCGATCGAGACGCCGTTGCCGGTCGTCTTCACTTCGCCGATCTTCACGCCGAGGTGAATGTCGAGCCCTTGCTTCTTGAACTGCTTGGCGGCTTCCTTCGCGAGCGAATCGTCCGCTGCGGCGAGGAATTGCGGCAGCGCTTCGAGCACCGTCACTTCAGCGCCCAGACGACGCCACACCGAGCCGAGTTCCAGACCGATCACGCCCGCGCCGATCACGGCGAGCTTCTTCGGCACGGAGTCGAACGAGAGCGCCCCTTCGTTGTCGGCGATCAGCTTGTTGTCGACTGGAATGCCTGGCAGATGACGCGCCTTCGAGCCCGTCGCGATGATCACGTTCTTCGCCGTGACGGTTTCCGTTTCGCCTTCGCCCGACACTTCGATCTGCACGCCGGCGTCCGTCTTGCCGGTGAACTTGCCGTGACCCTTGAGCCACGTGACCTTGTTCTTGCGGAACAGGAACTCGATGCCCTTCGTCATCTTGTCGACGATGCCGTCTTTGCGCGCCAGCATCTTCGACACATCGAGCTTCACGTCCGACACGCTGATGCCGTGATCGGCCAGATGCTTCGACGTATTTTCGAATTCTTCGGAGGACGCGAGCAGCGCCTTCGACGGAATGCAGCCCACGTTCAGGCAGGTGCCGCCGAGCTTCAGCGCGCCGGCCGGGTTCTTCCACTTCTCGATACACGCAACCGTCTTGCCGAGTTGCGCTGCGCGAATCGCCGCGATATAGCCGCCCGGGCCCGCGCCGATCACGACGACATCAAATTCCTTGGACATGACTTTCCTTTGGTCTATCTCCGCTCATGCGGAGCTGCCTCGTGCGATGCGCGCGAGCCTATCGCGCGCATCGAGGCGAATTGCTTTCTTACAGGTCCAGCAGCAGACGGGCCGGATCT
Proteins encoded:
- the lpdA gene encoding dihydrolipoyl dehydrogenase — its product is MSKEFDVVVIGAGPGGYIAAIRAAQLGKTVACIEKWKNPAGALKLGGTCLNVGCIPSKALLASSEEFENTSKHLADHGISVSDVKLDVSKMLARKDGIVDKMTKGIEFLFRKNKVTWLKGHGKFTGKTDAGVQIEVSGEGETETVTAKNVIIATGSKARHLPGIPVDNKLIADNEGALSFDSVPKKLAVIGAGVIGLELGSVWRRLGAEVTVLEALPQFLAAADDSLAKEAAKQFKKQGLDIHLGVKIGEVKTTGNGVSIAYTDNQGNAQTLEADRLIVSVGRVPNTDNLGLESIGLKANERGFIDVDDHCATSVPGVYAIGDVVRGPMLAHKAEDEGVAVAEIIDGQKPHIDYNCVPWVIYTEPEIAWVGKTEQQLKAEGREIKTGQFPMMANGRALGIGRAEGFVKMIADAKTDEILGVHIIAADASDLIAEAVVAMEFKAASEDIGRICHPHPSLSEVMREAALAVDKRALNM